In Ipomoea triloba cultivar NCNSP0323 chromosome 15, ASM357664v1, one genomic interval encodes:
- the LOC116007357 gene encoding probable ribonuclease P/MRP protein subunit POP5 — MVGFKNRYMVMEVFLDPNKDLMGNDPIIITQFNLSKSIKDSILAYFGECGLASSLNSFQVKYVNPITKVCIIRASRQEYQKVWAAMTMITSIGNCPVVFNLLNLSGSIKACKDAALKCEESKFEHCKLVGGIQLNDDLKQHMQNCLEKIKVLEH; from the exons ATGGTGGGGTTCAAGAATAGATACATGGTGATGGAAGTGTTTTTGGATCCAAATAAAGATCTCATGGGAAATGACCCCATTATAATCACCCAATTCAATTTGTCAAAATCTATCAAAGATAGCATTCTAGCATACTTTGGAGAGTGTGGTCTAGCCTCATCACTTAATTCATTTCAAG TGAAGTATGTAAATCCTATTACAAAAGTGTGTATCATTAGAGCATCCAGGCAAGAGTACCAAAAAGTTTGGGCTGCAATGACCATGATTACAAGTATAGGGAACTGCCCTGTGGTATTCAACTTACTTAACCTGAGTG GAAGTATCAAGGCATGCAAAGATGCTGCTTTGAAGTGTGAAGAGTCAAAGTTTGAGCATTGCAAGTTAGTGGGTGGAATCCAGCTTAATGATGACCTCAAGCAGCACATGCAAAATTGCCTTGAGAAGATCAAAGTTTTGGAGCACTGA
- the LOC116006216 gene encoding rapid alkalinization factor: MAFSSLSFLSLIFCVAVMLNCAYLSAAAASGDHELVSWMMPAGSGGRCKGSVAECLGDAEELEMESESSRRILATTRYISYGALQKNNIPCSRRGASYYNCRPGAQANPYTRGCSAITRCRG; the protein is encoded by the coding sequence ATGGCGTTCTCTTCTCTTTCGTTTCTGAGTTTGATTTTCTGTGTTGCTGTGATGCTAAACTGCGCCTACctgtcggcggcggcggcgagtGGGGACCACGAATTGGTGAGCTGGATGATGCCGGCGGGATCCGGCGGGAGGTGCAAGGGCAGCGTGGCGGAGTGCCTGGGGGATGCGGAGGAGCTGGAGATGGAGAGCGAATCGAGCCGGCGCATATTAGCCACCACGCGGTACATCAGCTACGGTGCGCTGCAGAAGAACAACATCCCCTGCTCCCGACGCGGCGCTTCCTACTACAACTGCCGCCCCGGCGCCCAGGCCAACCCCTACACGCGCGGCTGCAGCGCCATTACTCGATGCAGGGGTTAG
- the LOC116006959 gene encoding stress-related protein, whose translation MAEATSPNSQPQSETVETQSEEQRLKYLEFVQVAALHAILCAAKVYSYAKENLGPLKPGVQTVEGTVKTVVGPVYDKVHNVPGEVLKFVDRKVDESVHKIEDRVPPSVKQVSTQAFLTAQMAPGYVRDVVSEVKSTGVILAKSVYTQYQPAAKGLYNKYEPVAEQYASSAWRSLNQLPLVPKVAQAVAPTASYWSERYNHTVQVGAEKGYKVASYLPLVPTEKIAKLLSNGSPVETS comes from the exons ATGGCCGAAGCAACAAGCCCTAATTCTCAACCCCAGTCCGAGACG GTTGAGACTCAGAGCGAGGAGCAGAGGTTGAAGTATTTGGAGTTCGTGCAAGTTGCGGCGCTCCACGCCATCCTCTGTGCTGCAAAGGTCTACAGTTACGCTAAGGAGAACTTGGGCCCTCTCAAGCCCGGCGTTCAGACCGTGGAGGGAACCGTTAAGACCGTCGTCGGTCCCGTTTACGATAAGGTTCATAATGTTCCTGGTGAAGTCCTCAAGTTTGTCGATCGCaag GTGGATGAATCCGTTCACAAGATTGAGGATCGTGTTCCTCCATCCGTCAAGCAGGTGTCAACCCAAGCTTTCTTAACTGCACAGATGGCTCCAGGGTACGTCCGTGATGTTGTATCCGAAGTCAAAAGTACTGGTGTAATTCTGGCGAAAAGTGTATACACACAGTATCAGCCTGCTGCCAAGGGGCTGTACAACAAGTATGAGCCAGTAGCAGAGCAGTATGCTTCGTCTGCTTGGCGGTCTCTGAATCAGCTCCCCCTTGTTCCCAAGGTTGCTCAAGCTGTTGCTCCAACAGCTTCTTACTGGTCTGAGAGATACAACCACACTGTTCAGGTTGGTGCCGAGAAGGGGTACAAGGTTGCGTCGTATCTTCCATTGGTGCCTACTGAGAAGATTGCTAAACTGTTGAGCAATGGAAGTCCTGTGGAGACCAGCTGA